Proteins encoded within one genomic window of Methanothrix harundinacea 6Ac:
- the prf1 gene encoding peptide chain release factor aRF-1: protein MEFTAQEKYEFKRLLEDLRSKSGRGTELISLYIPPDKQISDVTAQLRDEHGQASNIKSKLTRTNVQSALESVMARLRLIPKAPPNGVAIFVGAVDIGGNKTDMYSRVLEPPEPIVTYRYHCDSSFLLTPLEDMLADKKTFGLIVLDRREATIGTLRGKQVEAIKHLTSSVPGKQRKGGQSSHRFQQLRLIAIHEFYKRIGDSATEAFLSIDRKDLEGILIGGPSPTKEEFVDGAFLHHELQQRILEALDVTYTDESGLYELVEAAQERLLDLELTQEKLVMRRFMKELVSDKGLASYGEKEVRENLTMGAVDTLLLSEDLRKTRARIVCTNASCDFSEDATRSSNSPPPGTCLRCGSQLALADEVDIISDLSRMAEESGSSVKIISTDFEEGAQLLRAFGGIAAILRFRTSSR from the coding sequence ATGGAGTTTACCGCCCAAGAGAAGTACGAATTCAAACGGCTGCTCGAAGACCTGAGGAGCAAGAGCGGTAGGGGAACAGAGCTGATCTCGCTCTACATCCCCCCCGACAAGCAGATATCGGACGTCACAGCCCAGCTCCGGGACGAGCACGGCCAGGCGTCCAACATCAAGTCCAAGCTCACCCGGACGAACGTCCAGAGCGCCCTCGAGTCGGTGATGGCAAGGCTCCGGCTGATCCCAAAGGCCCCTCCCAACGGCGTCGCCATCTTCGTCGGGGCCGTCGACATCGGCGGAAACAAGACCGACATGTACAGCCGGGTCCTGGAGCCTCCGGAGCCGATCGTCACCTACCGGTACCACTGCGACTCATCGTTCCTCCTAACCCCCCTGGAGGATATGCTCGCCGACAAGAAGACCTTCGGCCTCATCGTCCTCGACCGGAGGGAGGCGACGATCGGGACCCTCCGGGGAAAGCAGGTGGAGGCCATAAAGCACCTCACCTCCTCGGTCCCCGGAAAGCAGAGGAAGGGCGGGCAGAGCAGCCACAGGTTCCAGCAGCTGAGGCTGATCGCGATCCACGAATTCTACAAGAGGATCGGAGACAGCGCCACCGAGGCGTTCCTCTCCATCGACAGAAAAGACCTGGAGGGGATCCTGATCGGAGGGCCGTCCCCGACGAAGGAGGAGTTCGTCGACGGCGCCTTCCTCCACCACGAGCTCCAGCAGAGGATCCTGGAGGCCCTGGACGTCACCTACACCGACGAGTCGGGGCTCTACGAGCTGGTGGAGGCGGCCCAGGAGCGGCTCCTCGACCTGGAGCTGACCCAGGAGAAGCTGGTCATGAGGAGGTTCATGAAGGAGCTGGTGAGCGATAAGGGCCTCGCCTCCTACGGGGAGAAGGAGGTCCGGGAGAACCTGACGATGGGGGCGGTGGACACCCTCCTCCTCTCCGAGGACCTCCGGAAGACGAGGGCCCGGATCGTCTGCACCAACGCCAGCTGCGACTTCTCCGAAGATGCCACGCGATCGTCGAACAGCCCGCCTCCGGGGACCTGTCTGAGGTGCGGGTCTCAGCTCGCCCTAGCCGACGAGGTGGACATCATATCCGACCTCTCCCGAATGGCGGAGGAGAGCGGAAGCTCCGTCAAGATCATATCCACCGACTTCGAGGAGGGGGCCCAGCTCCTCCGGGCCTTCGGCGGCATCGCGGCGATCCTGCGGTTCAGGACGAGCAGCCGCTGA